A part of Desulfomicrobium baculatum DSM 4028 genomic DNA contains:
- a CDS encoding AraC family transcriptional regulator — protein sequence MPCPSINFLHVQPGLEMSQVARSSHVFPRHFHDDLYAIGLMRQGASYCLGPSHSEATVRQGQACLINPGQVHSGVPISDDTISYTMFYLHADLVRNMAEDMSRRPGTAPEFTALICDRPDLVMSLHGLAQALAASNGLARESALVRTLGDILGAHGGVKSKSPEHAPVLVRQATEILRSNLEQKITLRAMAAMLGISQYQLLRAFKRQTGVPPHVFRTQQRVERARSLIRHGMVLSEVAQATGFSDQSHFSNTFKLYTGATPGQYALLP from the coding sequence ATGCCCTGTCCGTCCATCAATTTCCTGCATGTTCAGCCCGGTCTCGAAATGAGCCAGGTCGCGCGCAGCAGCCATGTCTTTCCCCGCCATTTCCATGACGACCTCTACGCCATCGGACTCATGCGCCAGGGAGCAAGCTACTGCCTCGGCCCCTCGCATTCCGAGGCCACGGTGCGACAGGGACAGGCGTGTCTGATCAATCCCGGCCAGGTCCACTCCGGCGTGCCGATTTCGGACGATACCATATCCTACACCATGTTCTACCTGCATGCAGACCTGGTCCGGAACATGGCCGAAGACATGAGCCGGCGACCGGGAACGGCACCGGAATTCACGGCCCTGATCTGCGACCGGCCTGATCTTGTCATGTCCCTGCACGGACTGGCGCAGGCCTTGGCCGCAAGCAACGGACTGGCCCGCGAATCGGCCCTGGTCAGAACACTGGGGGATATTCTTGGCGCGCACGGCGGAGTGAAGAGCAAATCCCCGGAGCACGCCCCTGTGCTCGTCCGTCAGGCCACAGAAATACTGCGCTCGAACCTGGAACAAAAAATCACCCTGCGGGCCATGGCCGCCATGCTCGGGATAAGCCAGTATCAGCTGCTGCGCGCCTTCAAGCGCCAGACAGGGGTGCCGCCCCATGTCTTCCGCACCCAGCAGCGCGTGGAGCGGGCCCGGTCCCTGATCCGGCACGGCATGGTCCTGTCGGAGGTGGCGCAGGCCACGGGCTTTTCCGATCAATCCCATTTCAGCAACACATTCAAACTCTACACCGGAGCCACGCCAGGCCAGTATGCGCTTCTGCCCTGA
- a CDS encoding HepT-like ribonuclease domain-containing protein — translation MDRDRAYIFDITEAARLALSYVDDLTLKDFLLDTRCQDAVIRRIEVNGEAARRVSSQTRELHPEIPWAAMIGMRNLMIHDYDDVDMDIVWDTVHRDLPELLALLDPLAPESKG, via the coding sequence ATGGATCGTGACCGCGCGTACATTTTCGATATCACCGAAGCCGCACGCCTCGCTCTTTCCTATGTCGATGACCTGACTCTCAAGGATTTCCTGCTCGATACCCGATGTCAGGATGCGGTGATCAGGCGCATCGAAGTCAACGGTGAAGCGGCGCGGCGCGTTTCGTCACAGACCAGGGAACTGCATCCCGAAATTCCCTGGGCAGCCATGATCGGAATGCGCAACCTCATGATCCATGATTACGACGATGTGGACATGGATATCGTCTGGGACACCGTGCACAGGGACTTGCCTGAACTTCTGGCGTTGCTGGATCCGCTCGCGCCGGAATCGAAAGGATGA
- a CDS encoding nucleotidyltransferase family protein encodes MAKNQAMNVSDQQRQGFDASSATPASIVHGISVNREAVAAFCLKWSVSELALFGSVLREDFRPHSDVDVLVRFQKNARPTLFDMVRMQNELEGIFGRKVDLVSRRGLEQSRNHIRRNAILQSAEVFHGS; translated from the coding sequence ATGGCAAAAAACCAGGCGATGAACGTTTCGGACCAGCAACGTCAGGGATTCGATGCGTCCAGCGCGACGCCCGCATCGATAGTGCACGGAATTTCCGTGAACCGGGAGGCGGTGGCCGCTTTTTGTCTGAAATGGAGTGTCTCGGAACTGGCGCTTTTTGGATCCGTGCTGCGTGAAGATTTTCGACCTCACAGTGATGTCGATGTGCTGGTCCGCTTTCAAAAAAATGCCCGTCCGACCCTTTTCGACATGGTCCGCATGCAAAACGAATTGGAAGGGATTTTTGGTCGCAAGGTTGACTTGGTCAGCCGTCGCGGCCTGGAACAAAGCCGAAATCACATTCGTCGAAATGCGATTCTGCAAAGCGCGGAGGTCTTCCATGGATCGTGA
- a CDS encoding ArsR/SmtB family transcription factor yields MKDVCEVRCIHEENVQRAQRARTDDGVLDEAAALLGVISDPTRLKIMDALRLGELCVCDLAAVLSMSVSAISHQLRLLRTARLVRGRRAGKVIFYTIHDGHVEKLIDMALDHCRQRCGE; encoded by the coding sequence ATGAAGGATGTCTGCGAAGTACGCTGTATCCATGAAGAAAACGTGCAAAGGGCGCAGCGTGCCAGGACCGATGACGGCGTGCTGGACGAAGCCGCCGCGCTTCTGGGCGTGATCTCCGATCCGACGCGGCTCAAGATCATGGACGCCCTGCGCCTCGGAGAATTGTGCGTCTGCGACCTGGCGGCGGTGCTTTCCATGTCCGTTTCGGCCATATCCCATCAGTTGCGGCTGTTGCGAACGGCCCGGCTGGTGCGCGGCAGGCGGGCGGGCAAGGTGATTTTCTACACGATTCACGACGGGCATGTCGAAAAACTCATCGATATGGCCCTTGATCACTGCAGACAGAGGTGCGGGGAATGA
- the lysA gene encoding diaminopimelate decarboxylase: protein MHHFQYKNGQLHAEDIAVADLVYEYGTPLYIYSATTLKRHYKAFDSAFDGIDHLTCYSVKANSNLSFLKILAQEGAGTDIVSGGELFRALRAGVDPKKIVYSGVGKKTVEIQEALFADILMFNVESVQELERINDVAGGVDKVARVSLRINPDVDPKTHPYVSTGLKENKFGLSRADALKAYALAQSLPNVEPIGMDCHIGSQLTQLSPFMEALEKLKEFHGQLVQMGIKIKYMDLGGGLGITYNEEAPPHPEELGKALIESLKGLDVTLILEPGRVIAGNTGILVTEVQYTKTNEDKTFVIVDAAMNDLVRPSLYGSYHRIASVREGNGEEMTADVVGPICESGDFLAKNRTFPKVAQGDLLAAFSAGAYGFVMSSQYNSRARAAEIMVEGDKHVLVRKREVYNDLVALEEDGLACIGRLKK from the coding sequence ATGCATCATTTCCAATACAAGAACGGTCAACTTCACGCCGAGGACATAGCCGTGGCCGATCTGGTCTACGAATACGGCACACCGCTCTACATCTATTCCGCGACGACCTTGAAGCGCCACTACAAGGCCTTTGACTCCGCTTTCGACGGCATCGACCACCTGACCTGCTACTCGGTCAAGGCCAACTCCAACCTGAGCTTCCTCAAGATTCTGGCCCAGGAAGGAGCCGGTACGGACATCGTCTCCGGCGGCGAGCTTTTCCGGGCGCTCAGAGCCGGGGTGGACCCGAAAAAAATCGTCTATTCGGGAGTGGGCAAGAAGACCGTGGAGATCCAGGAAGCCCTCTTTGCCGACATACTCATGTTCAATGTGGAGTCCGTGCAGGAACTTGAACGCATCAACGACGTGGCCGGCGGCGTGGACAAGGTCGCGCGGGTCAGCCTGCGCATCAACCCCGACGTGGACCCCAAGACCCACCCCTATGTCTCGACCGGCCTCAAGGAGAACAAGTTCGGACTGTCCCGGGCCGACGCCCTGAAAGCCTACGCCCTGGCCCAGAGCCTGCCCAATGTCGAACCCATCGGCATGGATTGTCATATCGGCTCCCAGCTGACCCAGCTTTCTCCCTTTATGGAAGCACTGGAAAAGCTGAAAGAATTTCATGGCCAGCTGGTGCAGATGGGCATCAAGATCAAGTATATGGATCTGGGCGGTGGCCTCGGGATCACCTACAACGAGGAAGCCCCGCCGCATCCCGAGGAACTTGGCAAGGCCCTCATTGAATCCCTGAAGGGGCTGGATGTGACCCTCATCCTTGAGCCCGGACGGGTCATCGCCGGAAACACCGGCATCCTGGTGACCGAAGTGCAGTACACCAAGACCAACGAGGACAAGACGTTCGTCATTGTCGACGCGGCCATGAACGATCTGGTTCGCCCTTCCCTCTATGGCTCCTACCATCGCATCGCTTCGGTGCGTGAAGGAAACGGCGAGGAGATGACCGCCGATGTGGTCGGCCCCATCTGCGAGTCCGGAGATTTTCTGGCCAAGAACCGCACCTTCCCCAAGGTCGCCCAGGGAGACCTGCTGGCCGCCTTCTCGGCCGGGGCCTATGGGTTCGTCATGTCCTCGCAGTACAATTCCAGAGCACGCGCCGCCGAAATCATGGTCGAGGGCGACAAGCACGTGCTCGTGCGCAAGCGCGAGGTCTACAATGATCTGGTGGCTTTGGAAGAGGATGGGCTGGCCTGCATCGGCAGATTGAAGAAATAG
- a CDS encoding GGDEF domain-containing protein has product MTIPGSDHSAQPFDTKALVHVFEQLWKHSSDPFWICRPVDEDYELLMANDAAVRLDARQVPGNTVRSIVGYALAGDQLISGYHECMARGEAVTFEQRPVLNGSQRLFETLLVPVKDEAGTITHIWGMARDLTRFLVSQNALVHLNEQLEAKILQRTRELEEANHRLSELSLTDGLTGIANRRRFDAALAEEWSRSARTGSTLALIMLDIDHFKKYNDHYGHQQGDDCLRRVAEVLRSSARRQGDLVSRYGGEEFCMILPDTALPGAFEIAERLRREVENMDMPHVLSDVGRVTASMGVAASMPCKAMSPAELLRRADESLYQAKSEGRNCVRGAFSCVG; this is encoded by the coding sequence ATGACTATTCCAGGATCAGATCACTCCGCGCAACCCTTCGACACAAAGGCGCTGGTTCACGTCTTTGAGCAGCTCTGGAAGCATTCCAGCGATCCGTTCTGGATCTGCAGGCCCGTGGACGAGGACTATGAATTGCTGATGGCCAACGATGCCGCGGTCCGTCTGGACGCCAGGCAGGTCCCCGGGAATACGGTGCGCTCCATTGTCGGTTACGCCCTTGCGGGTGATCAGCTCATTTCCGGATATCACGAGTGCATGGCCCGCGGCGAAGCCGTGACCTTTGAACAGCGCCCGGTCCTGAATGGCAGCCAGCGGCTTTTCGAGACACTGCTTGTGCCTGTGAAGGACGAAGCCGGCACGATCACCCACATCTGGGGCATGGCGCGCGACCTGACACGCTTTCTGGTTTCCCAGAACGCGCTGGTGCATTTGAACGAACAGCTTGAAGCCAAGATTCTCCAGCGCACCAGGGAATTGGAAGAGGCGAACCACAGGCTGTCCGAGCTCTCGCTGACCGACGGGCTCACGGGCATCGCCAACCGCCGCAGGTTCGATGCGGCCTTGGCCGAGGAATGGTCCCGGTCCGCGCGAACGGGATCGACACTGGCGCTCATCATGCTCGATATCGATCACTTCAAGAAATACAACGATCACTACGGACACCAGCAGGGAGACGACTGTCTTCGGCGCGTGGCGGAGGTGCTCAGGTCCAGCGCCCGCCGTCAGGGAGACCTTGTGTCGCGCTACGGAGGCGAGGAATTCTGCATGATCCTCCCGGACACGGCCTTGCCGGGGGCGTTTGAAATCGCCGAGCGATTGCGGCGTGAAGTGGAAAACATGGACATGCCGCACGTCTTGTCGGACGTGGGCAGGGTCACGGCCAGCATGGGCGTGGCGGCGAGCATGCCGTGCAAGGCCATGAGCCCTGCCGAGCTGCTGCGCCGTGCCGACGAATCCTTGTATCAGGCCAAGTCCGAGGGCAGAAATTGCGTGCGGGGCGCTTTTTCCTGCGTTGGTTGA
- a CDS encoding citrate synthase, with translation MQKKDTATLTIDGQTYELPIVRGTEGEIGVDVSCLRTRAGVITLDQGYANTGSCYSGITFVDGERGILRYRGYPIEQLARQSSFVETVMLLVFGELPTREERAAFRTMLGDTALLHEDLMHHFEGFPPNGHPMAILSAVINSLGAYNPDLLDIQTEEEFRKAVAKLVSKVRTIAAFSYRKSAGLPIIYPDPSRSYCENFLHMMFSVPYKEHVPTPEAQKALSQFLLVHADHEQNCSCSTVRMVGSSEANLFASVSAGICALWGRLHGGANSAVVQMLENIRDGDLTVKDCIEKVKRKEFRLMGFGHRVYKNFDPRAKVLKECATNLLASLHIKDPFLDIAQELEEIALHDDYFVSRKLYPNVDFYSGLILRALNIPVNMFPVMFAIGRLPGWIAHWHEQHLEENTRIHRPRQIYVGPNIRDYILMKDR, from the coding sequence ATGCAAAAAAAAGATACAGCCACTTTGACCATTGACGGCCAGACCTACGAGCTGCCCATCGTGCGCGGCACCGAAGGCGAGATCGGGGTGGACGTGAGCTGTCTGCGAACCCGGGCCGGGGTCATTACCCTGGACCAGGGCTACGCCAATACCGGTTCGTGTTACAGCGGCATAACTTTCGTGGACGGGGAGAGGGGGATCCTGCGCTATCGCGGATATCCCATTGAACAGCTGGCCCGGCAGAGTTCCTTCGTGGAAACGGTCATGCTGCTTGTCTTCGGCGAACTGCCGACCCGCGAAGAGCGGGCCGCGTTCCGCACCATGCTCGGCGACACGGCCTTGCTGCATGAGGATCTCATGCACCACTTCGAGGGTTTTCCACCCAACGGCCATCCCATGGCCATCCTCTCGGCGGTCATCAATTCGCTCGGAGCCTACAATCCCGATCTGCTGGACATCCAGACCGAAGAGGAGTTTCGCAAGGCCGTGGCCAAGCTGGTCAGCAAAGTGCGCACCATCGCGGCTTTCAGTTACCGCAAGTCCGCAGGGCTGCCCATCATCTACCCGGACCCCAGCCGCTCCTACTGTGAAAACTTTCTGCACATGATGTTTTCCGTGCCCTACAAGGAGCACGTGCCCACCCCCGAGGCCCAGAAAGCGCTGTCGCAGTTCCTGCTGGTGCACGCCGACCATGAGCAGAACTGCTCCTGTTCCACGGTGCGCATGGTCGGATCGAGCGAGGCCAATCTTTTTGCCTCGGTCTCGGCCGGCATCTGCGCCCTGTGGGGCCGGTTGCACGGTGGGGCCAACTCCGCCGTGGTGCAGATGCTCGAAAACATCCGCGACGGCGATCTCACCGTCAAGGATTGCATCGAAAAGGTTAAACGCAAGGAATTCAGGTTGATGGGATTTGGGCACAGGGTCTACAAGAACTTCGACCCCCGGGCCAAGGTTTTGAAGGAATGCGCCACGAACCTTTTGGCTTCGCTGCACATCAAGGACCCGTTCCTCGATATCGCCCAGGAGCTTGAAGAGATCGCATTGCATGACGATTATTTCGTCTCGCGCAAGCTCTATCCCAACGTGGACTTCTATTCCGGACTGATCCTGCGCGCCCTGAACATTCCGGTGAACATGTTCCCGGTCATGTTCGCCATCGGCCGCCTGCCGGGCTGGATCGCGCACTGGCACGAGCAGCACCTGGAAGAGAACACCCGCATCCACCGCCCCCGTCAGATCTACGTGGGGCCGAACATAAGGGACTATATCCTGATGAAGGATCGTTGA
- a CDS encoding SO_0444 family Cu/Zn efflux transporter, which yields MNELLQACWDILVDSSFWMLFGFFMAGLLRAFVPSDLVARHLGKNQSGNIFKAALFGVPLPLCSCGVIPAAAGLRRQGAGKGATASFLISTPETGVDSIAVSWALLDPLMTVLRPLSAFLTAMVTGFFIDAADKDSTQEPAPPQTLAPSGAGQGCASGCCSCQGEAPAPSVWKRFLDGQRFAFDDLLADIAPWFGLGILLAGIITLYLPDDLGQTLPGGGFTSMLAMLVVALPMYVCATASTPIAAALAMKGFSPGALLVFLLAGPATNAATMVMVGRLLGRKSAFIYVGSIIVVTLVCAVAADALYLWLGFEVHGWLENSGAEEGGLLAILAALIMLAVLLRSVLQLAVRRFRLLRS from the coding sequence ATGAACGAATTGTTGCAAGCATGCTGGGATATTCTGGTCGATTCATCGTTCTGGATGCTGTTTGGCTTCTTCATGGCCGGACTCCTGCGCGCGTTCGTGCCCTCCGATCTGGTGGCCAGGCACCTGGGCAAGAACCAGTCCGGAAACATTTTCAAGGCGGCGCTCTTCGGGGTGCCGCTGCCCCTGTGCAGCTGCGGGGTCATTCCGGCTGCGGCAGGGCTTCGGCGGCAGGGCGCGGGCAAGGGGGCGACGGCCTCGTTTCTCATTTCCACTCCCGAGACCGGCGTCGATTCCATAGCCGTGAGCTGGGCGCTTCTTGACCCTCTCATGACCGTGCTGCGGCCCCTTTCCGCCTTTTTGACGGCCATGGTCACGGGATTCTTCATCGACGCGGCGGACAAGGACAGCACACAGGAACCAGCGCCGCCGCAAACCCTTGCGCCGTCGGGCGCAGGGCAGGGCTGCGCATCCGGGTGCTGTTCCTGCCAAGGCGAGGCGCCTGCGCCCTCCGTCTGGAAACGCTTTCTCGACGGCCAGCGCTTCGCCTTCGACGATCTGCTGGCGGACATCGCGCCCTGGTTCGGCCTTGGAATCCTGCTGGCCGGGATCATCACGCTCTATCTCCCGGATGACCTGGGCCAGACGCTGCCGGGCGGAGGATTCACCTCCATGCTGGCCATGCTCGTCGTGGCCCTGCCCATGTACGTCTGCGCCACGGCCAGCACGCCCATAGCCGCGGCCCTGGCTATGAAGGGCTTTTCTCCCGGAGCGCTGCTGGTGTTCCTGCTGGCCGGACCGGCCACCAACGCGGCCACCATGGTCATGGTCGGCAGGTTGCTGGGCAGGAAATCCGCCTTCATCTACGTGGGGTCCATCATCGTCGTCACCCTTGTCTGCGCCGTGGCGGCCGACGCCCTTTACCTGTGGCTCGGATTCGAAGTGCACGGCTGGCTCGAGAATTCCGGTGCCGAAGAGGGCGGGTTGCTTGCGATCCTGGCAGCCCTCATTATGCTTGCGGTGCTGCTGCGTTCGGTCCTGCAGCTGGCCGTCCGCCGTTTCAGGCTGCTGCGGTCATGA
- a CDS encoding DMT family transporter, producing MKSESLSITAASPVALLPRLAVLGAVVLWGASFSTMRIALQDLHPLSVMWLRMIIALTCILPLYRTVSLSAYRKGDWKLLLAAVIFQPCLYFWLESAALGLTTSAQAGIISASVPLLVAVAAWMILKEPMSTRITAGLLLSVAGVAVLTLGGQATESAPSPLLGNSMEFLAMVCAAANMILIRILGRRYDAWTLTVMQVVTGCLFFSPGIAHLMEVPAGTFDLQLVLILVFLGAGVTLGAFSLYNWAITRMPASTASAHINLIPVVAVGCGFAVLGETMNPLQMAAACVVLFSVLMTQKF from the coding sequence ATGAAATCCGAATCCCTTTCCATCACCGCCGCCAGCCCCGTCGCCCTGCTGCCAAGGCTCGCCGTGCTCGGTGCGGTGGTGCTCTGGGGCGCGTCCTTTTCGACCATGCGCATCGCCCTTCAGGACCTCCATCCGCTGAGCGTGATGTGGCTGCGCATGATCATCGCCCTAACCTGCATCCTGCCGCTGTACCGGACCGTAAGCCTGTCCGCGTATCGCAAGGGCGACTGGAAGCTGCTGTTGGCCGCCGTCATTTTTCAGCCCTGCCTGTACTTCTGGCTGGAATCCGCGGCCCTGGGGCTGACCACCTCGGCCCAGGCCGGGATCATCTCCGCCTCCGTGCCGCTCCTGGTCGCCGTGGCCGCCTGGATGATCCTCAAAGAACCCATGAGCACGCGCATCACCGCCGGGCTGCTTCTTTCCGTGGCCGGCGTCGCGGTCCTGACCCTCGGCGGACAGGCCACCGAGTCCGCCCCGTCCCCGCTCCTGGGCAACAGCATGGAGTTTCTGGCCATGGTCTGCGCGGCCGCGAACATGATCCTCATCCGCATCCTCGGCAGGCGCTACGACGCCTGGACCCTGACCGTCATGCAGGTCGTCACGGGCTGCCTCTTCTTTTCGCCCGGCATCGCCCATCTGATGGAAGTTCCGGCGGGGACCTTCGACCTGCAACTGGTCCTGATCCTCGTCTTCCTCGGCGCGGGCGTGACGCTTGGCGCTTTCTCCCTCTACAACTGGGCCATAACGCGCATGCCCGCGAGCACGGCTTCGGCGCACATCAACCTCATCCCGGTGGTGGCCGTGGGCTGCGGCTTCGCCGTCCTGGGCGAGACCATGAACCCGCTCCAAATGGCCGCCGCCTGCGTGGTCCTCTTCTCCGTGCTGATGACCCAGAAATTCTGA